One genomic segment of Besnoitia besnoiti strain Bb-Ger1 chromosome VII, whole genome shotgun sequence includes these proteins:
- a CDS encoding NOT2 / NOT3 / NOT5 family protein (encoded by transcript BESB_077290) — translation MESSTPNGGGGRGGEMSSHDVSASSANDAPHQEMGSFRGDVHAGSSSSIATPQDMHSSGADSGVEGVKGERTSSARTAAGGESAGTASPGACEGERGERAGAVPASKDAWSSLRGKMCLEEMLYETSQRAKVYNRNHYGLLGILKVIRMTDPDLNILALGTDLTSLGLNLNSPDCLFSSFGSPWSDAPAARDAESLLPSCYLPPVPPTFKLSHLEKVHEHTLFYIFYCCPRLLLQGCAAAELYNRSWQYHKTWKKWFLEGEPSQAGGTRAAAGAAEGGKEGEGVAAQASEGAADRPGDSGSATEGRGTGKGNGERESVKREDDAKENGKASARPEQEMGEEGSGDRKSGGSAEFPRWIYFEPAAWSRREFRGVLDPSFLLKAEEVRQSVEEGVRQVRAQQQLQHQQLQQLQHQHQQQVSVQQQAAVQHLQHFSQQQKAVSQQQQQKAVSQQQQKTVSQQQKAVSQQPQQPQLHTSHVPGMSLASSQSNNAGHHSSPQIGASALSAGQAAQTGMSGWNSVASSGGGAAPASAGAAGGGASGGGGR, via the exons ATGGAATCGAGTACTCCGAATGGCGGAGgtggacgcggaggagagatGTCGTCACACGACGTGTCGGCATCGTCAGCAAACGACGCTCCGCATCAGGAGATGGGATCCTTTCGCGGGGATGTGCACGCTGGCAGTTCTTCGTCTATAGCTACGCCTCAAGATATGCATTCGTCTGGAGCAGACTCCGGCGTCGAGGGGGTTAAAGGCGAGCGAACGTCTTCCGCACGCACCGCCGCAGGGGGAGAATCCGCAGGCACAGCCAgccccggcgcctgcgaaggcgagagaggggagagagccGGCGCAGTGCCGGCATCCAAGGATGCGTGGTCGTCGCTTCGAGGGAAGATGTGCCTTGAAGAAATGCTGTACGAAACGTCGCAGAGAGCCAAGGTCTACAATCGGAACCATTATGGTCTTCTAGGGATTCTCAAGGTCATCCGGATGACAGATCCCGATCTAAATATACTGGCGCTCGGCACGGATCTCACCTCTCTCGGTCTCAACTTGAACTCTCCCGA CTGTTTGTTCTCCTCCTTCGGCTCGCCCTGGTCCGACGCTCCTGCAGCTAGGGATGCCGA GTCCTTGCTCCCGTCGTGCTACCTTCCGCCGGTTCCGCCCACCTTCAAACTGTCTCACCTGGAGAAGGTCCACGAACACACGCTGTTTTACATATTCTACTGCTGCCCGAGGCTCCTCCTCCAG GggtgcgctgcagcggagcTATATAACCGCAGCTGGCAGTACCACAAGACGTGGAAAAAGTGGTTTCTTGAGGGGGAGCCGTCGCAGGCCGGCGggacacgcgccgcggctggcgctgcggagggggggaaagagggcgagggcgtggccgcgcaggcttcggaaggcgccgccgatcGGCCCGGAGACAGTGGCTCAGCGACAGAGGGCAGGGGCACCGGCAAGGGaaacggcgagagagagtccgtgaagcgcgaagacgacgcgaaggagaacgGAAAGGCCTCGGCGCGACCGGAGCAGGAGATGGGggaggaaggcagcggagacagaaaaTCTGGGG GTTCTGCAGAGTTTCCGAGGTGGATCTATTTCGAACCGGCAGCATGGTCGCGGAG gGAGTTTCGCGGTGTTTTGGATCCATCTTTTCTTCTGAAAGCGGAGGAAGTCCGTCAGAGCGTCGAGGAAGGTGTGCGGCAggtgcgcgcgcagcagcagttgcagcaccagcagctgcagcagctgcagcatcAGCATCAACAGCAGGTGTCTGTACAGCAGCAAGCGGCGGTCCAGCACCTTCAGCATTtttcgcagcagcagaaagctgtgtcgcagcagcagcagcagaaagctgtgtcgcagcagcagcagaaaactgtgtcgcagcagcagaaagctgtgtcgcagcagccgcagcagccgcagctgcacacgTCTCACGTGCCCGGCATGtccctcgcgtcgtcgcagtCGAATAACGCGGGTCATCACTCGAGTCCACAGATtggcgcgagcgcgctctccgccgggCAAGCGGCGCAGACCGGCATGTCTGGCTGGAATTCTGTCGCGTCCAGCGGCGGGGGTGCGGcccccgcgagcgcgggagcagccggcggcggcgcgagcggcggtggaggccgctga
- a CDS encoding zinc finger (CCCH type) motif-containing protein (encoded by transcript BESB_077300) has product MASFASTSTSPGSLRGTPPRVTPRMHHHSVFRYSPGASRSLNQGDKPGKPGKLAQGSVASTPSLGNYGGAGKQTGNQPGSAIVASQMFKTKLCIDNQTKGCTRGADCPYAHSVGEMRSLPDLRKTKMCSLVLAGKGCKNKACRFAHSEDELRYTCNFSEFKTRICRFAQEQGGRGCLYGVRCPYAHSPSELRRLESPTIPPTEILVHDRKSHVPFVSKASHSKLGQPTPQPPSSPLMKRPETAHDTKKKMSESLENEMQGRHGCWPLPQSGNRRKQDNCGRAAGEGDEASTVSLAKRIHLAKKTETKDGVTQAAEGVHLLTTETHVEPYKAQAREHEERFPASENDNGGPLSASRGTEGGSRIPRSLTRGRRAVAAKTENVSTELQGKGFPCFTAEPRTAGFSENPSAVLRDHSSAEEAPPSVQGAPMRIMSPNEAPLLVQSQQQQLFTAPPIMATHSLVSPAERETGYDPCTLLRNNGTLGTTSLGSNLSPNAFCSSDMDTSGQATKQSFSLEASTSSFEPVSMASAALITPTPPCWAQSRDTPSGNTGFVTEDMLFRMSPQKASMDEGAFDSAFKSSLHLVASAAVADKRKPPVKSQTPAPLQPPPGFEHIRLEKKADPCGSKLQDMMAESIAKNVLSSSFCANEEDQHENILLQLRRQLLLQCWGKAEEDSLFLQRNVPPSPPSEVEQNGEGNFKRVPAALAPSLESLSRPALATQPPADWSAWESELQAAQPAKHFGGIGSQRGIRVSDLMAPGGFRQVFTSEEAPHKPFFGIQGSPESLLAGLVAVREVDSSLLDADAAAHHDRQIDTAMHEGSSRLEHQGNPMSLKAWESDVMQ; this is encoded by the exons ATGGCGTCTTTCGCCTCCACCTCAACCAGCCCGGGGAGCCTCCGCGGTACGCCCCCCAGAGTGACGCCCAGGATGCACCACCACTCCGTCTTCCGGTATTCACCAGGAGCATCAAGATCCCTGAACCAGGGAGACAAGCCTGGGAAACCTGGAAAACTCGCGCAAGGCTCGGTTGCCTCCACACCTAGCCTTGGCAATTACGGAGGTGCGGGGAAGCAAACAGGAAACCAGCCCGGTTCCGCAATCGTCGCGAGTCAAATGTTCAAAACAAAGCTGTGTATTGATAATCAAACAAAGGGATGTACAAGGGGTGCAGACTGCCCATATGCCCATTCCGTAGGCGAGATGCGAAGTCTCCCCGACCTGCGAAAAACAAAAATGTGCTCGCTTGTCCTTGCTGGTAAAGGATG TAAGAACAAAGCATGCAGATTCGCACACTCGGAGGACGAGCTTCGCTACACCTGCAACTTCTCCGAATTCAAAACGCGTATTTGTCGCTTTGCTCAAGAGCAAGGAGGTCGCGGGTGTCTCTATGGTGTGAGATGCCCTTACGCGCACTCGCCTTCGGAGTTACGTCGCCTCGAATCGCCCACAATTCCGCCGACGGAAATTCTGGTCCACGACCGGAAAAGTCACGTACCATTCGTCTCCAAAGCTTCGCACAGCAAACTTGGACAGCCTACCCCACAACCTCCGTCGTCCCCACTAATGAAACGACCTGAAACGGCTCACGATACTAAGAAAAAGATGTCAGAGTCTCTTGAAAATGAGATGCAGGGGAGACATGGCTGCTGGCCCCTTCCGCAGAGCGGGAATCGCAGAAAACAAGACAACTGCGGGAGGGCTGCTGGAGAAGGTGATGAGGCCTCCACCGTCTCTCTGGCAAAGAGAATCCATCTTGCTAAGAAAACGGAGACAAAAGATGGAGTCACTCAAGCAGCAGAAGGTGTGCATCTTCTGACGACAGAAACCCATGTGGAACCGTACAAGGCACAGGCGAGAGAACACGAAGAGCGGTTCCCAGCCTCGGAAAATGACAATGGAGGCCcgctttccgcctcgcggggaaccgaaggaggcagcagaaTCCCGCGCTCCCTGACCAGAGGACGGCGGGCCGTAGCTGCAAAGACTGAAAACGTCTCTACCGAGCTGCAAGGAAAAG GTTTCCCTTGTTTCACAGCAGAACCACGGACCGCGGGATTCTCAGAAAACCCGTCAGCTGTACTGCGCGATCATTCGTCAGCCGAGGAAGCTCCGCCTTCGGTTCAAGGGGCTCCGATGAGGATTATGTCGCCGAACGAAGCGCCTTTGCTCGTGCAGAGTCAGCAACAGCAGCTTTTTACTGCCCCTCCAATAATGGCAACTCACTCACTGGTGTCTCCTGCAGAACGCGAGACGGGTTACGATCCGTGTACACTACTGAGAAATAACGGCACGCTCGGGACGACTTCGCTTGGAAGTAACTTGTCTCCTAATGCATTCTGCAGCTCCGACATGGACACATCCGGACAGGCGACAAAGCAAAGTTTTTCTCTGGAAGCAAGCACCAGCAGCTTCGAACCGGTCAGCATGGCATCGGCTGCATTGATAACGCCTACACCTCCATGCTGGGCTCAGTCCCGTGACACTCCCTCAGGAAACACTGGCTTTGTCACAGAAGATATGTTATTCCGTATGTCTCCGCAAAAGGCAAGCATGGATGAAGGCGCGTTCGACTCTGCGTTCAAGTCGTCTCTCCATCTTGTTGCATCTGCTGCCGTTGCCGACAAACGAAAGCCTCCTGTTAAGTCACAGACTCCCGCGCCCCTGCAACCTCCACCTGGGTTTGAACATATCCGACTGGAGAAAAAGGCTGACCCTTGTGGAAGCAAACTGCAGGACATGATGGCAGAGAGTATCGCGAAAAATGTGCTTTCGTCGTCCTTCTGCGCCAACGAAGAGGACCAGCATGAGAACAttctcctgcagctgcgaagaCAACTCTTACTTCAGTGCTGGGgcaaggcggaggaagactcGCTGTTCCTCCAAAGAAACGTTCCACCCTCTCCACCTTCAGAAGTAGAACAAAATGGAGAGGGAAATTTCAAACGGGTCCCAGCTGCTCTTGCTCCGTCCTTGGAGAGTTTGTCGCGTCCTGCTCTCGCCACGCAGCCTCCAGCCGACTGGTCAGCCTGGGAAAGCGAGTTGCAAGCGGCACAACCCGCCAAGCATTTCGGAGGCATCGGCAGTCAGAGGGGGATTCGCGTCTCGGATTTGATGGCTCCTGGTGGCTTTCGCCAGGTCTTTACTTCAGAGGAAGCTCCACACAAACCGTTTTTCGGCATCCAGGGCTCTCCAGAGTCACTCCTCGCTGGGTTGGTGGCCGTGAGAGAAGTCGATTCGAGTCTTCTTGAtgccgacgcagcagcacatCACGACAGGCAAATAGATACGGCCATGCATGAAGGAAGCTCACGATTGGAACACCAGGGAAACCCGATGTCTCTGAAAGCCTGGGAATCAGATGTAATGCAGTGA
- a CDS encoding sugar transporter ST1 (encoded by transcript BESB_077310) has product MSPAAQPEQASPPVEASASCTRDVTVFPVAAAAAPRASAEAPAAPPRASAAAPAPTKIFPSVSTVSTEIGAPAEAETPAPATDGAARKEKKGSSGRESPLGIRFFLAVVTACMTGLVAGYDLCCVSVVLNPVQHTFHLCGSDFTCADKSLFIALLAPGAAIGGLFGGVLADAIGRRAALASSDFLVVIGGSLISGSDAFSLLLLGRFFLGLASGVGFVVFAAYISEISPQALRGALVSSQEILQVCGCLGAYGAAWAVGAANWRPLLSVIPALGVLQALCLFFFLPESPRWLVQRGWFTEAERALRRLGMDRDCAAACVVSMKQSQEQAPLAAGEFIKTVHRGISVHGRTLALAVACALAHLATGGSTIQYFVVDIFQFAGICDTRAAGFSVGMAKMLGVLTCVCLVDIWGRRKLLFLGVGGSCVCHILLTVSFGTLQLEHGYLSGRCGLEELAAGLGSLEPASYVVFSALLSYIFFWSVGWAGLMLVIASEVVPTCVRGLGVGLTTMTCHVLGFILQISLEPLFAAVTHAGTFAIFIVGSVMSLVFVFALVPEAKGRSLEKIQQSMKAAPERSAGGNAQPEGEKQADGESWQAVDGDCRVSP; this is encoded by the exons ATGTCCCCGGCAGCCCAGCCCGagcaggcgtctccgcccgtCGAGGCTTCGGCGTCTTGCACGCGGGACGTGACGGTATTTCCAgttgcggctgctgcagcgccgcgtgcaTCCGCTGAGGCTCCagcagccccgccgcgcgcgtcggcagctgcgcccgccccAACAAAAATTTTTCCTTCAGTCTCCACTGTGTCGACGGAGatcggcgcgcctgcggaggcggagacgccggcgcccgcaaCTGATGGTGCAGCCCGtaaagagaagaaaggcagcAGTGGGCGTGAGTCGCCTCTTGGcatccgcttcttcctcgccgttgTCACCGCATGCATGACAGGCCTAGTCGCGGGATACGACCTCTGCTGCGTGTCGGTCGTTCTCAACCCCGTCCAGCACACCTTTCATCTCTGCGGATCGGACTTCACCTGCGCGGACAAAAGCTTGTTTATCGCCCTCCTTGCTCCTGGAGCCGCG ATTGGAGGCCTCTTTGGCGGTGTGCTGGCGGACGCCATTGGCCGCCGGGCGGCGCTTGCGTCGAGCGACTTTTTGGTCGTCATCGGCGGATCGCTCATATCGGGCAGCGATGCCTTTTCG CTGTTGTTGCTAGGACGTTTCTTCCTCGGCTTGGCGTCCGGCGTAGGCTTTGTTGTCTTCGCCGCGTACATTAGCGAAATCTCTCCACAGGCGCTGCGGGGCGCGCTGGTCAGTTCACAGGAGATTCTTCAAGTTTGTG GGTGTCTTGGCGCATATGGAGCGGCATGGGCCGTTGGGGCTGCGAActggcggcctctcctcAGCGTGATTCCGGCGCTAGGTGTCCTTCAG gcgttgtgtctcttctttttcttgccTGAGAGCCCACGCTGGCTTGTGCAGCGGGGCTGGTTCACCGAGGCCGAGCGGGCGCTTCGGAGACTCGGCATGGACCGcgactgcgcggccgcgtgcgtcgTGAGCATGAAACAGTCGCAagagcaggcgccgcttgcTGCAGGCGAATTCATAAAGACT GTTCACCGAGGCATCTCCGTCCACGGGCGcacgctcgcgctcgcggtcgcctgcgcgttgGCGCATCTTGCGACTGGCGGCAGCACGATTCAGTATTTCGTGGTTGACATTTTCCAGTTTGCGGGCATCTGCGATACGCGGGCGGCAGGCTTCTCCGTCGGCATGGCCAAG ATGCTTGGCGTTCTCACGTGCGTTTGCCTCGTGGATATCtggggaagaagaaaacttcttttcctcggcgtcggcggcagctgcgtgtgCCACATTTTGCTGACG GTTTCCTTCGGCACGCTGCAGCTGGAGCACGGATATCTGAGTGGACGGTGTGGCCTGGAGGAGCTGGCAGCAGGCTTGGGGAGTTTGGAGCCAGCGTCCTACGTGGTGTTTTCTGCGCTTCTTAGCTACATTTTTTTCTGGAGCGTTGGCTGGGCAGGTTTGATGCTCGTAATCGCTAGTGAG GTTGTGCCgacctgcgtgcgcggcctcggtgTCGGGCTGACGACCATGACCTGCCACGTGCTGGGTTTCATCTTGCAAATCAGCCTCGAGCCGCTCTTTGCAGCCGTCACCCACGCTG GCACATTTGCGATTTTTATCGTGGGCAGCGTGATGTCTTTAGTCTTCGTGTTCGCCCTCGTCCCAGAGGCGAAGGGCCGATCGCTCGAGAAGATTCAGCAATCCATGAAAGCAGCGCCAGAACGCTCTGCGGGCGGCAACGCTCAGCCTGAGGGCGAGAAGCAGGCCGACGGCGAAAGTTGGCAAGCCGTTGACGGCGACTGCCGCGTATCTCCGTGA
- a CDS encoding hypothetical protein (encoded by transcript BESB_077320) yields MQRNGRVAHFSQAESHSREEGDAIWICGVCTLENPLKHLQCGACTAERPEVYGDIEKELDDTGNDDDANGRTDTAEEAAGPEEEVSREGVKSKWTKQKDWYDNVEELNQLTEKHKNGGYGSCGIGNCSLTSFRVDTVY; encoded by the exons ATGCAGAGGAATGGACGTGTAGCTCATTTTTCTCAGGCAGAATCCCACTCtcgagaggagggcgacgccatCTGGATCTGCGGTGTGTGCACGCTGGAAAATCCGCTCAAGCATCTTCAGTGCGGAGCCTGCACGGCGGAAAGGCCGGAGGTGTACGGAGATATTGAGAAGGAGCTGGATGACACAGGGAATGATGACGATGCAAATGGCAGGACGG ATACcgccgaggaagccgcggggCCAGAAGAAGAGGTGAGTCGAGAAGGCGTGAAGTCGAAATGGACTAAACAAAAAGACTGGTACGACAACGTGGAG GAGCTGAACCAGCTTACTGAGAAACACAAGAACGGAGGATATGGGTCGTGTGGGATTGGCAACTGCTCGTTAACATCTTTCCGTGTCGACACCGTATACTGA
- a CDS encoding hypothetical protein (encoded by transcript BESB_077330) produces MTERRARLGARPSRSSLCCDAPGSSRARGCGHPVFFFRRTSAHLTTSAACRGERRTSQEPVASTQRHQTNAADKASDSSDTDWHAEWRWLSWLSKKASPATETVSPQPTTSVCDSADVRAAADAAEPTDTTVADARLSASPPPFPTQSPPLASRPRAESPGSVASDASICPSVAASPTSLNSPEAEAAAPVCVSAAPHAACPPGGALPAPAELPATPASSSAEAPHGVGALEGPSSPLVKFGDQTLTWLQRQQMRVWSFFALRDWRVKTLVHALSAMGAPVDLIVVDCAQKAPAASQPAAAPAGPPPHRGGYSPVYHTVWVCGNCFWSPFELRRVLLHELVHAFDFARAELSPDNCRHVACTEIRAYNLSGQCSWWATKRVDENQFQRINPALVDAQSAGCSALAGRRAGVPAEGPRSALGGEERLDELEGAPAGMERRGHVATFFTGGDAMPWQDTKRNRCLIHNALNSLRDHQQCRARGVAVSPTALRAEAPAWCACVVAFKPIHA; encoded by the coding sequence ATGACTGAGCGCCGTGCGCGCCTGGGGGCCCGTCCCAGTCGGTCGTCCCTGTGCTGCGATGCCCCGGGATCCTCTCgagcccgcggctgcgggcatcctgttttcttttttcggcGAACCTCTGCGCACCTAACGACATCTGCAGCCTGCcgtggagagcgaagaacgTCACAGGAACCGGTCGCTTCGACGCAGCGGCACCAGACGAATGCAGCCGACAAGGCCTCCGACAGCTCCGACACGGACTGGCACGCCGAGTGGAGGTGGCTTTCCTGGCTTTCAAAGAAGGCTTCCCCCGCTACTGAGACTGTCTCGCCCCAACCGACGACATCTGTGTGCGATTCTGCAGACGttcgcgcggcagcagacgcggcggagcctACCGACACCACCGTAGCTGACGCACGGCTTTCAGCTTCTCCCCCGCCTTTCCCTACGCAGTCGCCGCCGTtggcgtcgcggcctcgcgcagagTCCCCCGGATCTGTGGCATCAGACGCTTCGATCTGTCCTTCTGTGGCAGCCTCACCCACGTCGCTGAATTCTCcagaagcagaggccgctgcccccgtctgtgtctccgctgcgcctcacGCGGCGTGTCCTCCAGGCGGCGCTttgcctgcgccggccgAGCTGCCAGCCAcgcccgcctcgtcttcggcggaAGCGCCCCATGGGGTGGGAGCCCTCGAAGGCCCTTCGTCCCCTCTGGTCAAGTTCGGCGACCAGACGCTGACGTGGctccagcggcagcagatGCGCGTCTGGAGCTTCTTTGCGTTGCGTGACTGGCGAGTGAAGACGCTGGTTCACGCACTTTCGGCGATGGGCGCGCCGGTCGACCTAATTGTCGTCGACtgcgcgcagaaggcgcctgcggcctctcagccggccgcggcgcctgcaggcccgccgcctcacCGCGGCGGCTACTCGCCGGTGTACCACACGGTGTGGGTCTGCGGCAACTGCTTCTGGTCGCCGttcgagctgcgccgcgtgctcCTTCACGAGTTGGTTCACGCCTTCGATtttgcgcgcgcggagctctcgCCGGACAACTGCAGACACGTCGCCTGCACAGAGATTCGCGCCTACAACCTCAGCGGCCAGTGCAGCTGGTGGGCGACTAAACGGGTGGACGAAAACCAGTTCCAACGCATCAACCCTGCGCTGGTGGACGCGCAGTCCGCTGGCTGCTCAGCTCTCGCTGGtagacgcgcaggcgtgcCGGCTGAAGGTCCACGCAGCGCGTtaggcggcgaggagaggctggACGAGCTGGAGGGTGCGCCAGCCGGTATGGAGCGTCGTGGGCACGTCGCGACTTTCTTCACGGGGGGCGACGCGATGCCCTGGCAAGACACGAAACGCAACCGGTGCCTCATTCATAACGCTTTAAACTCCCTACGCGATCACCAACAAtgccgagcgcgaggagtcGCCGTAAGTCCTACCGCCttgcgcgcagaggcgcccgcgtggTGCGCCTGCGTTGTTGCTTTCAAGCCGATACATGCGTAG
- a CDS encoding hypothetical protein (encoded by transcript BESB_077340) encodes MQGASAAEEAGDPLFAISAESVERIDDLVSGNQTLSAADAGGSMRFASCFSGRQTVGCYSWIARDDEHTVAAPGLPPVFCESASVSKGGSLRGKVIRKGSKLEFYDENAFHDPDHPMEQLLCSLDACQTRWLSRCEGVALPCPCTHVLGPRRQRANRLAAPTQPEGQEPNSGFRGPQAVTSAAEVRVQATNTRGLCLSQFDFITDRTNLRVFLRFLFPGLTRYSREASIDLDVYGSVCVLTRVCAETRGPDVGYGHSFEHCCCDRQTISFGEENAVEDDTYEILDLSSFHLIQSFTLCDAVRLLVRTEVDACMHPAALSSPRDSGKCPENRFFGRCGAAVPNPEYTPLAQQGPTQYLCRQEPIGLTPFERALLNRDERLLMELKSVSDRYVSAIPWIDIYFQMRIGDVHSLVVASHSWGKIGKVEKLTLSSAAERAFGQTPCLKEGVAMPGTEEITSQDVKNPDDPTMSKGKQVEPDCAGEVVYWSRLASLLLRLKMLALQHRDQRGVALLKVELTADSSTFCVYRRKGSRPRLSADIVSRIMACSENGKA; translated from the coding sequence ATGCAAGGAGCCAGTGCGGCcgaggaggcaggagacCCGTTATTCGCCATATCCGCCGAAAGTGTGGAGCGAATAGACGATCTTGTGAGTGGCAATCAGACTCTGTCCGCCGCCGATGCTGGAGGCTCTATGCGTTTCGCTTCTTGCTTCAGCGGTCGACAGACTGTGGGCTGTTACTCGTGGATTGCCCGCGACGATGAGCACACGGTCGCGGCTCCAGGTCTGCCACCTGTCTtctgcgagagcgcgagcgtcTCGAAAGGCGGCTCGCTGAGGGGAAAGGTGATCCGGAAAGGCAGCAAACTGGAGTTTTATGACGAGAACGCGTTCCACGACCCAGATCACCCTATGGAGCAGCTTCTCTGCTCGCTGGACGCCTGCCAGACACGATGGCTAAGTAGGTGTGAGGGCGTGGCGCTGCCATGCCCTTGCACGCATGTCTTGGGACCGCGAAGGCAGCGTGCCAATCGGCTCGCGGCTCCAACGCAGCCCGAGGGTCAGGAACCCAACTCCGGCTTCCGAGGGCCGCAGGCGGTGACCTCTGCGGCAGAAGTCCGTGTCCAAGCCACGAATACACGAGGTCTTTGTCTCTCGCAGTTCGATTTCATCACTGACAGGACGAACTTGAGggtttttctgcgtttccttTTTCCGGGGCTCACACGCTATTCTCGCGAGGCTAGCATAGACCTCGATGTTTACGGGAGCGTGTGCGTCTTAACACGAgtctgcgcggagacgcgagggcCGGATGTGGGGTATGGACACAGTTTTGAACACTGCTGCTGCGACAGACAGACCATTTCGTTTGGTGAAGAAAACGCTGTCGAAGACGACACGTATGAAATCCTGGATCTCTCCTCGTTTCACCTGATTCAGTCTTTCACTTTGTGCGACGCCGTCCGGCTGCTCGTTCGAACCGAGGTAGATGCGTGTATGCACCCTGCAGCACTCAGCAGTCCCAGGGACTCTGGCAAATGTCCGGAAAACAGGTTCTTTGGCCGTTGCGGCGCGGCAGTGCCCAACCCTGAATATACGCCTCTGGCGCAGCAAGGTCCTACGCAGTATTTGTGTCGGCAAGAGCCCATCGGCTTGACTCCGTTCGAGAGGGCGTTGCTGAACCGAGACGAGAGGCTTCTTATGGAGCTTAAAAGCGTGTCTGACCGGTATGTCAGTGCGATTCCTTGGATAGACATTTATTTCCAAATGCGAATTGGAGATGTTCACTCACTCGTCGTCGCGTCCCACTCATGGGGGAAAATCGGAAAAGTTGAGAAGCTGacgctctcctctgcagctgaGAGGGCTTTCGGGCAGACGCCGTGCCTGAAGGAGGGAGTCGCCATGCCGGGAACTGAAGAGATCACGTCTCAGGATGTGAAGAATCCCGATGACCCCACCATGAGTAAAGGCAAACAGGTGGAACCAGACTGTGCCGGTGAGGTGGTGTACTGGTCTCGGCTAGCGTCGCTGTTGTTACGCTTGAAAATGCTTGCCCTTCAGCATAGGGATCAACGCGGAGTGGCTTTGCTCAAAGTTGAGCTAACCGCGGATTCTTCCACGTTCTGTGTGTACCGCAGAAAGGGCTCCAGGccccgcctctctgctgaCATTGTTTCTCGTATCATGGCGTGTTCGGAGAACGGGAAGGCATAG